One stretch of Mus pahari chromosome 15, PAHARI_EIJ_v1.1, whole genome shotgun sequence DNA includes these proteins:
- the Nrep gene encoding neuronal regeneration-related protein: MVHCPELLAWVSQEPFPYKGMEGGLTKGRLPVPKEVNRKKMEETGAASLTPPGSRELTSPAISYLHPF; the protein is encoded by the exons GTTCACTGCCCAGAACTCTTGGCCTGGGTCAGCCAGGAACCATTTCCATAcaagggaatggagggagggctTACTAAG GGAAGACTTCCCGTGCCTAAGGAAGTGAACCGCAAGAAGATGGAGGAGACTGGCGCTGCCTCGCTGACTCCGCCGGGCAGCCGTGAACTCACCTCTCCAGCTATCAGTTACCTCCACCCTTTTTAA